A genomic window from Hominilimicola fabiformis includes:
- a CDS encoding S-ribosylhomocysteine lyase, with protein sequence MNKIKSFQVDHRKLGVGIYVSRVDVDIVTYDLRFCKPNSGTVLDNVTMHTIEHMLATFVRNSDIKNEVLYFGPMGCQTGFYLLVRDVVPKEKVLETVKDILAKTIKHDGEVFGASEIECGNYKTLNLDCAKKACREHLEAIRDINDIITYDDVNQRGC encoded by the coding sequence GTGAATAAAATAAAGAGCTTTCAAGTTGACCACAGGAAACTCGGTGTGGGAATTTATGTATCAAGAGTTGATGTAGATATAGTGACATACGATTTACGTTTTTGTAAACCGAACAGCGGAACGGTGCTTGATAATGTGACAATGCACACGATTGAGCATATGCTTGCAACGTTCGTAAGAAATTCTGATATAAAGAATGAAGTATTATATTTCGGTCCTATGGGCTGTCAAACAGGTTTTTACTTGCTTGTACGCGATGTGGTTCCGAAAGAAAAAGTTCTTGAAACGGTAAAAGATATTTTGGCAAAGACAATTAAACACGACGGCGAAGTTTTCGGAGCGAGTGAGATTGAGTGCGGAAATTATAAAACACTTAATCTTGATTGTGCAAAGAAAGCGTGCAGAGAACACCTTGAGGCTATTCGTGATATAAACGACATAATAACGTATGATGATGTAAACCAAAGGGGATGCTGA
- a CDS encoding CidA/LrgA family protein, translating into MKYIYQLFIILVVTFVGELLHYFIPIPVPASIYGLIIMLILLCTKVVKLEHVERTSDFLIEIMPLMFIPGGVGLVTAWGDLKDMMLPVVVITIISTIVVMAVTGKATELIMKTGKKKEGKKDE; encoded by the coding sequence ATGAAATACATTTATCAATTATTTATAATATTGGTTGTTACATTTGTCGGAGAATTGTTGCATTATTTTATACCTATTCCCGTACCTGCGAGCATATACGGACTTATAATAATGCTTATACTTTTGTGTACAAAGGTTGTAAAGCTTGAACACGTTGAAAGAACTTCGGACTTTCTTATTGAAATAATGCCGCTTATGTTTATTCCGGGCGGCGTCGGACTTGTAACGGCTTGGGGCGATTTGAAAGATATGATGTTGCCGGTTGTCGTTATAACAATCATATCGACAATCGTGGTTATGGCGGTTACGGGCAAAGCGACTGAATTGATTATGAAAACAGGCAAGAAGAAAGAGGGCAAAAAAGATGAATAA
- a CDS encoding LrgB family protein, with product MNNIMTDSIFFGAVISVVGYLIGIFLRKKISVLNPLLVSIIFVIAVIKIFHIDYETYNSGAKYISYLLTPATVCLAIPLYRQISVLKEHAKEVFIGILAGVLASMGSILLMSYFFGLTHEQYVTLLPKSITTAIGMGVSEELGGIQTITVAVIIITGVLGNIIAEAVLKIFRIKEPVAKGLAIGTASHAIGTTKALEIGEIEGAMSSLSVAVAGLMTVISASIFANMM from the coding sequence ATGAATAATATAATGACAGACAGCATATTCTTCGGTGCGGTAATCAGCGTTGTGGGATATTTGATAGGAATATTTTTAAGAAAGAAAATTTCGGTTTTAAATCCGTTGCTTGTATCAATAATCTTTGTAATCGCGGTTATAAAGATATTTCACATTGATTATGAAACATATAACAGCGGTGCAAAGTATATAAGCTATCTTTTAACACCTGCAACGGTCTGCCTTGCAATACCGCTATACCGTCAAATATCCGTGCTTAAAGAACACGCAAAGGAAGTGTTTATAGGCATACTTGCGGGAGTTTTGGCAAGTATGGGAAGTATACTTTTGATGTCGTATTTTTTCGGACTTACGCATGAACAGTATGTAACGCTTTTGCCGAAATCAATCACAACGGCAATAGGAATGGGCGTGAGTGAAGAACTCGGCGGAATACAGACAATAACCGTTGCGGTAATTATCATAACAGGAGTACTCGGCAATATAATCGCTGAGGCGGTTTTGAAAATTTTCAGAATAAAAGAGCCTGTTGCAAAAGGTCTTGCGATAGGAACTGCGTCCCACGCAATCGGTACAACAAAGGCTCTTGAAATCGGTGAAATCGAGGGCGCAATGAGCAGCCTTTCGGTTGCGGTTGCAGGACTTATGACTGTCATATCAGCGTCAATCTTCGCTAATATGATGTAA
- a CDS encoding DUF4364 family protein: MLYQREINDPVLIQFIILYTLNQAKDYVPYNNLINLVLDNCNINFQDFQVALDNLEHTHHVKTFLESEHNEKYKITKKGMNASDLYTPNIPVYIKEPIDNSINELFNTEKVRNSVRSKITRIRKNEYSVECELYDDDDTNLLKLSLYAGSREEAERMAVYFKNEPNIVYETILTAFNEELHHISED, encoded by the coding sequence ATGTTGTATCAAAGGGAAATTAACGATCCCGTTTTAATACAATTTATTATTCTTTATACATTAAATCAAGCAAAAGATTATGTTCCGTACAATAATCTTATAAACCTTGTTCTTGATAATTGTAACATTAATTTTCAAGATTTTCAAGTCGCACTTGATAATCTCGAACATACACATCACGTTAAAACCTTTCTTGAAAGTGAACACAACGAAAAATATAAAATAACAAAAAAAGGTATGAATGCAAGTGACCTTTACACTCCAAACATACCTGTTTACATAAAAGAACCTATTGATAATTCTATCAATGAGCTTTTCAATACCGAAAAAGTCCGTAATTCCGTACGCAGTAAGATTACCCGTATACGCAAAAACGAATACAGCGTCGAATGTGAGCTTTACGACGATGACGACACCAACCTTTTAAAGCTTTCACTATATGCCGGCTCGCGTGAAGAGGCAGAACGTATGGCTGTGTATTTCAAGAATGAGCCGAATATCGTTTACGAAACAATTCTTACTGCTTTTAACGAGGAATTACATCATATTAGCGAAGATTGA
- a CDS encoding ribonuclease HII has product MPRKKLTEEEEIARVKAMYEYEHNCRDNGYTVVAGVDEAGRGPLAGPVYAAAVILPNDIIIKGINDSKKLSEKKREELFEEITEKAIAYNIFSVDEKRIDEINILNATYEAMNGAVNGLSTAPDFVLIDGNRISGMEIPHETVVKGDSKSISIAAASILAKVSRDRFICQMAEKYPEYGFEKHKGYGTKAHNEAILKYGPCPIHRRTFLRKLLGE; this is encoded by the coding sequence ATGCCGAGAAAGAAACTTACAGAGGAAGAAGAAATTGCACGCGTAAAGGCGATGTATGAGTATGAACATAATTGCCGCGATAACGGATATACGGTTGTTGCGGGAGTTGACGAGGCAGGAAGAGGTCCGCTTGCCGGCCCTGTATATGCGGCGGCGGTTATACTTCCGAATGACATTATAATCAAAGGAATAAATGATTCAAAAAAACTTTCCGAAAAAAAGAGAGAAGAATTGTTTGAAGAAATAACCGAAAAGGCAATCGCATATAATATATTCAGTGTGGACGAAAAACGAATTGACGAAATAAATATTTTAAACGCAACGTACGAGGCAATGAACGGTGCGGTAAACGGACTAAGCACTGCACCCGATTTTGTGCTTATAGACGGTAACAGAATAAGCGGAATGGAAATACCGCACGAAACGGTTGTAAAGGGTGACAGTAAGAGTATTTCAATAGCGGCGGCGTCTATTTTGGCAAAAGTGAGCCGTGACAGATTTATATGTCAAATGGCGGAAAAGTATCCCGAGTACGGCTTTGAAAAGCATAAGGGTTACGGCACAAAGGCACACAATGAGGCTATTTTAAAATACGGTCCGTGTCCGATACACAGAAGAACATTTTTAAGAAAATTATTGGGAGAATGA
- a CDS encoding YraN family protein, with translation MTTKEIGDFGEKAAEDYLVEMDYLILERNYRLKFGEIDIIAAKDGGLVFVEVKTRKSNLFGEPSEYVDRKKQERVKKAAMVYADVENTDMRFDVIEVFYEEKNGELFLVKVNHIENAF, from the coding sequence ATGACGACAAAGGAAATAGGAGATTTCGGAGAAAAGGCGGCAGAGGATTATCTTGTTGAAATGGATTACTTAATCCTTGAAAGAAATTACCGTTTGAAATTCGGCGAAATTGATATTATCGCCGCAAAGGACGGCGGACTTGTTTTTGTGGAAGTAAAGACGAGAAAGAGTAATTTATTCGGTGAGCCGAGCGAATATGTTGACCGCAAAAAGCAGGAACGGGTGAAAAAAGCCGCAATGGTTTATGCAGATGTGGAAAATACCGATATGCGATTTGATGTGATAGAAGTATTTTATGAGGAGAAAAACGGAGAATTATTTCTTGTTAAAGTTAATCATATTGAAAATGCTTTTTAA
- a CDS encoding dipeptidase: MNRDTKNNYSVFDTHCDTLCCVRDDGKSLNENDCHVDLKRMSEYKSYTQVFACFIDPIYKTCGAERTMNLTDTFHTHTQNLPQNVKAVLSIEGGEGIYSLSALRNYHRLGVKIAALTWNYSNHIASGALESDENRGLTDFGKKVVAEMNKIGMLIDVSHLNRKSFYDIAKVTKMPIVATHSCSDFICPHKRNLTDEQFKIIKNSGGCVGVNFYPPFLTNRDKCGIDDIVKHIEHFMELGGEDNIGIGADFDGVDCLPEGISGVEDMYKIFDRLLARGYTEEQAEKISHRNFERIFENA, translated from the coding sequence ATGAATAGGGACACTAAAAACAACTATTCCGTATTTGACACACATTGCGATACATTGTGTTGCGTGCGTGATGACGGTAAAAGCCTTAATGAAAATGACTGTCATGTTGATTTAAAAAGAATGTCGGAATATAAAAGCTATACGCAAGTTTTTGCTTGCTTTATAGATCCGATATATAAGACGTGCGGTGCGGAGCGAACAATGAATTTAACAGATACATTCCACACGCACACGCAAAATCTACCGCAGAATGTTAAAGCTGTTTTAAGCATTGAGGGCGGAGAGGGGATATATTCACTTTCGGCACTTCGCAATTATCACAGGCTCGGCGTAAAAATCGCGGCACTAACATGGAACTATTCAAATCATATTGCTTCGGGTGCGTTGGAAAGTGACGAAAACAGAGGACTGACCGATTTCGGGAAAAAGGTTGTGGCGGAAATGAATAAAATCGGTATGCTTATAGACGTTTCACACCTTAACAGAAAGTCATTTTACGATATTGCAAAGGTAACAAAAATGCCGATTGTCGCAACACATTCTTGCTCGGACTTTATATGTCCCCATAAAAGAAATTTAACAGACGAACAATTTAAAATTATTAAAAACAGCGGCGGTTGCGTCGGAGTGAATTTTTATCCGCCGTTTTTAACGAACAGAGATAAATGCGGTATTGACGATATTGTAAAGCATATTGAGCATTTTATGGAGCTTGGCGGTGAGGATAATATCGGTATCGGTGCGGATTTTGACGGCGTTGACTGTCTGCCCGAAGGTATAAGCGGTGTTGAAGATATGTATAAAATATTTGACAGACTGCTTGCAAGAGGATATACTGAAGAACAAGCAGAGAAAATAAGTCATAGAAATTTTGAAAGGATTTTTGAAAATGCCTAA
- a CDS encoding 16S rRNA (uracil(1498)-N(3))-methyltransferase, with the protein MPKFFVTQDKISDNQIIIDSEDVTHISRVLRLEKGDNVTVCDGQGTDYDAQIDTIEPKKILLNIVSRQKSETEPNIKVTLFQALPKASKMEYIIQKTTELGISEIVPVKLSRCVVKIDNKKDEKKKIDRWQKIAESAAKQSGRGIVPTVSEFMTINEVIEKSKEFDLFFVPYECEEQKTLKEILTSKSDVKSVGFVIGPEGGFDLSETEKLHSSGIDTVTLGKRILRTETAGEAVLAMTMYEIGDIN; encoded by the coding sequence ATGCCTAAATTTTTTGTAACACAAGATAAAATATCAGATAATCAAATTATAATAGACAGCGAGGACGTAACTCATATTTCAAGGGTACTCCGTCTTGAAAAAGGTGATAATGTTACGGTGTGTGACGGACAGGGAACGGATTATGACGCTCAAATCGATACGATAGAGCCTAAGAAAATTCTTTTGAATATCGTATCAAGACAAAAGAGCGAAACAGAGCCGAATATAAAGGTTACACTTTTTCAGGCACTTCCAAAAGCGTCCAAAATGGAGTACATCATTCAGAAAACAACGGAGCTTGGCATATCCGAAATTGTGCCTGTGAAACTTTCAAGATGTGTTGTGAAAATAGACAATAAAAAGGACGAGAAAAAGAAAATTGACCGTTGGCAAAAGATTGCCGAATCGGCGGCGAAACAGTCGGGAAGGGGTATTGTTCCGACAGTGTCTGAATTTATGACTATCAATGAAGTGATTGAAAAATCAAAAGAATTTGATTTGTTTTTTGTGCCGTACGAATGTGAAGAACAGAAAACACTGAAAGAGATTTTAACTTCAAAAAGTGACGTTAAGTCGGTGGGATTTGTCATAGGTCCGGAGGGCGGTTTTGATTTAAGCGAAACCGAAAAACTTCATTCAAGCGGTATCGATACAGTAACGCTCGGTAAGAGAATACTACGCACGGAAACAGCCGGTGAGGCGGTTTTGGCAATGACAATGTATGAGATAGGCGACATAAACTGA
- a CDS encoding NAD-dependent protein deacylase yields MTLQEIIDSSDNIVFFGGAGVSTESGIPDFRSVDGLYNMKYDYPPETILSHTFFMNNTEEFYKFYRDKLIVKGVKPNKAHIALAKLEEKGKLKAVITQNIDGLHQMAGSKNVLELHGSTLRNYCMDCGKSYDIDYIESSKGVPKCECGGIIKPDVVLYEEMLNDDTITKSVQYISNADVLIIGGTSLNVYPAAGFINYFKGSKLVIINKAATSADKNADLVISEPIGEVLGSLKI; encoded by the coding sequence ATGACTTTACAAGAGATAATTGATTCAAGTGACAATATTGTATTTTTCGGCGGTGCAGGTGTGTCAACCGAAAGCGGTATACCGGATTTCAGAAGTGTTGACGGACTTTATAATATGAAGTACGATTATCCGCCTGAAACTATTTTAAGTCATACGTTTTTTATGAATAATACGGAGGAATTTTACAAATTTTATCGTGACAAGCTGATTGTAAAAGGTGTTAAGCCGAACAAGGCACATATTGCACTTGCAAAACTTGAAGAAAAAGGAAAACTGAAAGCGGTTATAACACAGAACATAGACGGACTTCATCAAATGGCAGGCAGTAAAAATGTGCTTGAACTTCACGGTTCGACTCTTAGAAACTACTGTATGGATTGCGGAAAATCGTACGATATTGATTATATTGAAAGCAGCAAGGGTGTGCCGAAATGTGAATGTGGGGGTATAATCAAGCCTGATGTTGTGCTGTACGAAGAAATGTTAAATGACGATACAATCACAAAATCGGTGCAGTATATCAGCAATGCGGACGTACTTATAATCGGAGGTACATCACTTAACGTATATCCTGCGGCAGGGTTTATAAATTACTTCAAAGGCAGTAAACTTGTTATTATCAATAAAGCCGCCACTTCTGCCGATAAAAATGCCGACCTTGTTATAAGCGAGCCTATAGGCGAAGTTTTGGGAAGTCTGAAAATATGA
- a CDS encoding 4'-phosphopantetheinyl transferase family protein: MKVYYMNVKSINADDEKWFKYLSQKRIEKVNRLKKANKKSQSIGAELLLNYAVNGDIKKTVKWDTENGGKLYLTQNKDLYVNLSHSGGYAVCAVHNKDVGIDIQHLRECDMNLAKRFFTAEETEYINCSADKNNAFFEVWTKKESFVKAIGTGLTIPLDSFSVLSDTIRYDGKTYCFKEYSVGEDDYKMFVCYLS, encoded by the coding sequence ATGAAAGTATATTATATGAACGTCAAAAGCATAAATGCCGATGATGAAAAATGGTTTAAGTATTTGTCGCAAAAACGAATTGAAAAAGTCAATAGGTTAAAAAAGGCAAATAAAAAATCACAGTCAATAGGTGCGGAACTGCTGCTAAATTATGCGGTAAACGGTGATATAAAAAAAACGGTAAAGTGGGACACAGAAAACGGCGGAAAACTTTACTTAACGCAAAACAAGGATTTGTATGTAAATCTATCACATTCCGGCGGATATGCGGTATGTGCCGTACATAACAAAGATGTTGGCATTGACATACAACACTTGCGAGAATGTGATATGAATTTGGCAAAACGATTTTTTACGGCGGAAGAAACCGAATATATAAATTGTTCAGCCGATAAAAACAATGCGTTTTTTGAGGTGTGGACAAAGAAAGAAAGCTTTGTCAAGGCAATCGGTACCGGACTTACAATTCCGCTAGACAGCTTTTCGGTGCTTTCCGATACAATCAGGTATGACGGTAAAACGTATTGCTTTAAAGAGTATTCGGTCGGAGAAGACGATTATAAAATGTTTGTCTGCTATTTGTCGTAG
- the pdxT gene encoding pyridoxal 5'-phosphate synthase glutaminase subunit PdxT — MKIGILALQGAFIEHKYSLDALGAESFEIRQKKDIEKPFDGLIIPGGESTVIGKLLHKLDLYEPIKNMIENGMPVFGTCAGLIVLAKNIEGEQAHIGTMDITVRRNAYGKQIDSFSEEVVIPEVSDKPFPLVFIRAPWIDSVGDNVKILCKLNGHIVAARENNMLVTSFHPELTKNLDFHKYFINMIK; from the coding sequence ATGAAAATCGGTATACTTGCACTTCAAGGTGCATTTATTGAACACAAATATTCGCTTGACGCACTTGGTGCGGAATCATTTGAAATACGTCAAAAAAAAGACATTGAAAAACCGTTTGACGGTCTTATTATCCCAGGCGGAGAAAGTACGGTAATCGGCAAACTTCTTCACAAGCTCGATTTATATGAGCCGATTAAAAATATGATTGAAAACGGTATGCCTGTTTTCGGTACTTGTGCCGGACTTATCGTTCTTGCGAAAAATATTGAGGGCGAACAGGCACACATAGGTACTATGGATATTACCGTAAGACGCAACGCATATGGCAAGCAAATCGACAGTTTTTCCGAAGAAGTCGTTATCCCCGAAGTATCGGATAAACCGTTTCCTCTTGTATTTATCCGTGCGCCGTGGATTGACAGTGTCGGCGATAACGTAAAAATTTTGTGTAAGCTGAACGGTCATATAGTTGCCGCAAGAGAAAACAATATGCTTGTAACTTCGTTCCACCCCGAACTTACAAAAAATCTTGATTTTCACAAATATTTCATAAATATGATAAAATAG
- the pdxS gene encoding pyridoxal 5'-phosphate synthase lyase subunit PdxS, translating into MSTQMELNRNLAQMLKGGVIMDVTTPEQAKIAEEAGACAVMALERIPADIRAAGGVSRMSDPKMIKGIQDAVSIPVMAKCRIGHFAEARILQAIKIDYIDESEVLSPADDKYHINKNDFKVPFVCGAKDLGEALRRINEGAAMIRTKGEPGTGDVVQAVRHMRMMMSEIRRIQNMSEDELYEAAKQLQVPYNLVEYVHENGKLPVVNFAAGGVATPADAALMMHLGAEGVFVGSGIFKSGNPAKRASAIVQAVTNYTDDKLLAELSEDLGEAMVGINENEIALLMAERGK; encoded by the coding sequence ATGTCAACACAAATGGAACTAAACAGAAACCTTGCCCAAATGCTAAAGGGCGGAGTAATTATGGACGTAACAACACCTGAACAAGCTAAAATTGCCGAGGAGGCAGGCGCTTGTGCTGTAATGGCTCTTGAACGTATCCCTGCCGATATTCGTGCCGCAGGCGGTGTGTCAAGAATGAGCGACCCTAAAATGATTAAGGGTATTCAAGACGCAGTTTCAATCCCTGTTATGGCGAAGTGCCGTATCGGTCACTTTGCAGAGGCAAGAATTTTGCAAGCAATCAAAATTGACTACATAGACGAAAGCGAAGTGCTTTCACCTGCCGACGACAAGTACCACATCAACAAGAACGATTTTAAAGTACCTTTCGTATGCGGTGCAAAGGATTTGGGTGAGGCACTAAGACGTATAAACGAAGGTGCGGCTATGATAAGAACAAAGGGTGAACCGGGTACAGGTGACGTTGTTCAGGCAGTACGTCATATGAGAATGATGATGTCTGAAATCAGACGTATTCAAAATATGTCGGAAGACGAACTTTATGAGGCTGCAAAGCAACTTCAAGTGCCTTACAACCTTGTTGAATATGTTCACGAAAACGGTAAATTGCCTGTTGTAAACTTTGCCGCAGGCGGTGTTGCAACACCTGCCGACGCCGCACTTATGATGCATCTCGGTGCAGAGGGTGTATTCGTAGGCTCGGGTATATTCAAGTCAGGCAACCCTGCAAAAAGAGCGTCTGCCATTGTTCAAGCCGTTACAAATTACACTGACGACAAACTTCTTGCAGAGCTTTCAGAGGATCTTGGCGAAGCAATGGTCGGCATAAACGAAAACGAAATTGCACTACTTATGGCGGAGCGTGGTAAATAA
- the pdxR gene encoding MocR-like pyridoxine biosynthesis transcription factor PdxR → MFNFIFTADKASKKPLYEQLYSYVADEIKNKNIKENERMPSKKALAKYLGISVNTVETAYSILVQEGYLRAVARSGFYVCKVDIPVGDRNFEYEEEQESVTAYKADFKTNKVDINSFPYSTWIKLSKEVMYSTPEYLNSGNVKGDYELRESIAKYLHEFRGVKCSPMQIVVGAGIEYLTMLLTELFDRDKVFAVENPGYKKISAILRNNNRKINYIDVDENGLCTDCLKQTDSDIVYVTPSHQFPTGAVMHVWRRMELLSWAEEGEDRYIIEDDYNSEFNFSIKPVPAMQGLANSDRVVYLSTFSRVLAPSIRIAYMVLPKKLLEKFDKHFGTYSSTVPRFEQHTLNKFISGGYYSRHLSRVKNIYKKRRDKIIQSLGNADISGERVGLHIVVKTDKAKEIIEYALKCDVKLYDMDDYYMTENKKSNSIIIGYAGAEDDDIELLKNIFDKFI, encoded by the coding sequence ATGTTTAACTTTATTTTTACAGCCGATAAAGCGTCCAAAAAACCGCTTTACGAACAGCTTTATTCGTATGTCGCAGATGAAATAAAAAATAAAAATATTAAAGAAAATGAGCGTATGCCGTCAAAAAAAGCACTGGCAAAATATCTCGGAATAAGCGTAAATACCGTTGAAACAGCATATTCGATTTTGGTACAGGAGGGGTATTTAAGAGCGGTTGCAAGGAGTGGTTTTTATGTTTGCAAGGTTGATATTCCCGTTGGTGACAGAAACTTTGAATATGAAGAAGAACAAGAGAGTGTAACGGCATATAAGGCGGATTTTAAGACAAATAAAGTCGATATAAATTCGTTTCCGTATTCGACTTGGATAAAGCTTTCAAAGGAGGTTATGTACTCAACACCGGAGTACCTTAATTCCGGAAATGTAAAGGGCGATTATGAATTGCGAGAGAGTATTGCGAAATACTTGCACGAATTTCGCGGAGTAAAATGTTCGCCTATGCAGATTGTGGTCGGTGCGGGTATTGAGTATTTGACAATGCTCCTTACAGAACTTTTTGACAGAGATAAAGTGTTTGCCGTTGAAAATCCCGGTTATAAAAAAATATCGGCAATACTCAGAAACAACAACAGAAAAATAAATTATATAGACGTAGATGAAAACGGACTTTGTACGGATTGTTTAAAACAAACAGATTCGGATATAGTGTACGTAACACCGTCACACCAATTTCCGACAGGTGCTGTTATGCATGTATGGCGTAGAATGGAACTTCTTTCGTGGGCGGAAGAAGGGGAGGACAGATATATAATTGAAGACGATTATAACAGCGAGTTTAATTTTTCGATTAAGCCTGTTCCCGCAATGCAGGGACTTGCAAACAGTGACAGAGTTGTGTATTTAAGCACATTTTCAAGAGTTCTTGCACCGTCAATCAGAATTGCATATATGGTACTTCCGAAAAAATTGCTTGAAAAATTCGACAAGCATTTCGGTACATATTCGTCAACCGTTCCGCGTTTTGAACAGCATACGTTAAATAAATTTATTTCGGGAGGGTACTATTCAAGACATTTGAGCAGAGTGAAAAATATCTATAAAAAAAGACGCGATAAGATTATCCAGTCGCTCGGTAACGCAGATATAAGCGGTGAAAGAGTCGGACTTCATATAGTCGTTAAAACGGATAAGGCAAAGGAAATAATAGAGTATGCTCTAAAATGTGACGTGAAACTTTACGATATGGACGATTATTATATGACAGAAAATAAAAAAAGCAATTCAATCATCATAGGCTATGCCGGTGCGGAAGATGATGATATTGAATTACTGAAAAATATATTTGATAAATTTATATAA
- the wsfD gene encoding glycan biosynthesis hexose transferase WsfD, with protein sequence MKKKIFSAYDIIFIISVIAVFVYAVFVPPVHSVADQGDFERVMRPCGLDFPSDYSFYDYAVRFFYMKFTSVDLLLYVPRLLFLVPTTTFIFPTATTRLICLPFGAFDMRILAVMMFLWYATVCFFIQRKFKIENKFLHYIFLLFFIVVFFNGVNLTILNSLYGQSVMLVSFATVVLFGLYMFENVHDAKNSVIIFFTVSSCLLLGSKLQCAVFTPFLIIAVLYVGFKSNKRNLCIVCSIVLLWHGVGGYVINGGQLNLDTQYNSVFYGILKDSPNPKQDLIDMGLDEDMAADSGKHAYLDKSEYKYPPRSDIMNEKFHSKMSNGKLIKFYITHPLRLVSVMETTAQNAFTNKINLGTFEKKYGYAPNTSSYRFDLWENIREHLPKTLFFIIPSYAVFLLIGIVMLKKKNRYAVPFIFVILMGLIQFPMPYIGNGAADISKQLFLFNISFDFGLTVLIYMLFKTVSKKLSKKISKNS encoded by the coding sequence TTGAAGAAAAAGATTTTTTCCGCATACGATATAATATTTATAATATCGGTCATTGCTGTGTTTGTATACGCGGTATTTGTACCGCCTGTCCATTCGGTTGCCGACCAGGGCGATTTTGAAAGAGTTATGCGTCCGTGCGGACTTGATTTCCCGTCCGACTACTCTTTTTACGATTATGCCGTAAGATTTTTTTATATGAAATTTACATCGGTTGACTTGTTGCTATATGTGCCAAGACTTTTATTTTTAGTACCGACTACTACGTTTATATTCCCTACCGCTACAACAAGACTTATATGTCTGCCGTTCGGTGCGTTTGATATGCGGATTTTGGCGGTTATGATGTTTTTGTGGTACGCAACGGTATGCTTTTTTATACAACGTAAATTTAAAATTGAAAATAAGTTTTTGCATTATATTTTTCTGTTGTTTTTTATCGTTGTATTTTTTAACGGAGTTAATTTGACGATTTTAAACAGTCTGTACGGTCAAAGCGTTATGCTTGTATCGTTTGCAACTGTCGTGCTTTTCGGATTGTATATGTTTGAAAATGTACACGATGCTAAAAACAGCGTAATAATATTTTTCACTGTTTCGTCTTGCCTGTTACTCGGTTCAAAATTGCAGTGTGCCGTATTTACACCGTTCCTTATTATCGCTGTATTGTATGTCGGTTTTAAAAGCAACAAGCGAAATTTGTGCATTGTGTGTTCAATCGTTTTACTTTGGCACGGAGTCGGCGGATACGTTATAAACGGCGGTCAGCTTAATTTGGATACACAGTATAACAGTGTGTTTTACGGTATTTTAAAAGACAGTCCCAATCCGAAACAGGATTTAATCGATATGGGACTTGACGAAGATATGGCGGCCGACAGCGGTAAGCACGCATACCTTGATAAATCAGAATACAAATATCCGCCGCGAAGTGATATTATGAATGAAAAGTTTCATTCAAAAATGAGTAACGGAAAACTTATAAAATTCTACATCACTCATCCCCTGCGTCTTGTATCTGTTATGGAAACAACCGCACAAAATGCTTTTACAAACAAAATAAACCTCGGTACATTTGAGAAAAAATACGGCTATGCACCGAATACGTCCTCATATCGTTTTGATTTATGGGAAAATATCCGTGAGCATTTGCCGAAAACATTGTTCTTTATAATACCGAGTTATGCGGTATTTTTACTGATTGGTATTGTGATGTTGAAAAAGAAAAACAGATATGCCGTTCCGTTTATTTTCGTGATACTTATGGGACTTATTCAGTTCCCTATGCCGTATATCGGCAACGGTGCGGCTGATATTTCAAAACAGCTTTTTCTGTTTAACATATCGTTCGATTTCGGCTTAACCGTGCTGATTTATATGCTGTTTAAGACAGTTTCAAAAAAATTATCAAAAAAAATTTCAAAAAACAGTTGA